TTAAAAATTATGCCTTAATTGAAAAACTTTCTATAGATTTTTCGAAAGGGTTTTCTATAATAACAGGAGAAACCGGAGCTGGAAAATCAATTATTTTAGGAGCTTTAGGATTGGTTTTAGGCAAGAGAGCTGATTTGACTTCCCTTAAAAACAAAGAAGAAAAATGTGTCATCGAAGCGCAGTTTGAGATTTCTAAATACAATCTGAAAGATTTTTTTGAATTGAATGATCTTGATTATGAAAATGAAACAATCATCAGACGTGAGATTCTTCCTTCTGGTAAATCACGTGCATTTATTAATGATAGTCCTGTAAATCTTCAGGAATTACAGGATTTGAGTGTGTTTTTGATTGATATTCATTCGCAGCAGCAAACCCAGGAACTTTCAGATGAAGGAGTGCAGTTTAAAATCATTGACGCAATTGCTCAAAATTCAGGAATTATAGATTCTTATCAAAAATCGCTAAAAGTATATAAATCAGATAAATCAAAATTAAATGCTTTGCTTAAAAAACAAAGTGATGCAGGTAAGGAGCAGGAATACAATACTTTTTTATTGAATGAACTAGTCGCTGCAAAATTAAAATCAGGAGAACAAGAAGAACTGGAAGCTGATTTTGAAAAGCTGAATAATGTTGAAATTATAAAGGAATCTATAGATAAATCATTAGCAATTGCAAATGAAGAACAATTTGGTGTTATTCATAATTTGAATGAAATTAAAGCCTCGTTGCAAAAAATTGCAGCTTTTTCATCAGAATATCAAAGCTTGTTTGACAGAATCACAAGCGTAGCAATAGAATTTGACGATGTCTCGAAAGAATTGCAAAATGCAGCAGATAAATTATTAAATGATCCCGAGAAATTAGAGTTAGTAAATCAGAAATTGCAGTTGATCCATAATTTACAGAAAAAGCATCAGGTTACTACTGTAGATGAATTGTTGCAAATTCAGTCAAACTTGGAAAAATCTGTGTTGGAATTAGGTAA
The Flavobacterium flavigenum genome window above contains:
- the recN gene encoding DNA repair protein RecN translates to MITSLSIKNYALIEKLSIDFSKGFSIITGETGAGKSIILGALGLVLGKRADLTSLKNKEEKCVIEAQFEISKYNLKDFFELNDLDYENETIIRREILPSGKSRAFINDSPVNLQELQDLSVFLIDIHSQQQTQELSDEGVQFKIIDAIAQNSGIIDSYQKSLKVYKSDKSKLNALLKKQSDAGKEQEYNTFLLNELVAAKLKSGEQEELEADFEKLNNVEIIKESIDKSLAIANEEQFGVIHNLNEIKASLQKIAAFSSEYQSLFDRITSVAIEFDDVSKELQNAADKLLNDPEKLELVNQKLQLIHNLQKKHQVTTVDELLQIQSNLEKSVLELGNIEEEIAILSRSIEQKTEELDLFSAKIHQNRKEAIPVLSKQLISILETLGMPNVQFKMELTASDTYFQNGKDELQFLFSANKGTDFGLLKKVASGGEMSRIMLAVKAILAQYSKLPTLIFDEIDTGVSGEIAIRMGEIMKEMSTKMQIFAITHLPQIAAKGDSHFKVFKSTINDDTQSELKLLSQDERITEIAQMLSGANISDSALNHAKQLLS